In the Brassica napus cultivar Da-Ae chromosome A7, Da-Ae, whole genome shotgun sequence genome, one interval contains:
- the LOC106356241 gene encoding adenylate isopentenyltransferase 7, mitochondrial: MKFSISAMKQVQPILSFKNKLSMVNVNSFLRPQEKVVFVMGATGSGKSRLAIDLATRFQTEIINSDKIQVYKGLDVLTNKVTPQECRGVPHHLLGVFDSEAGNLTATDFCRLASQEISTLSANNKLPIVAGGSNSYIEALANHSSGFLLNKYQCCFIWVDVSLPVLNSFVSKRVDRMMEAGLLEEVREVHDPKADYSVGIRRAIGVPELHEYLCYESLVDRGTQRKMLDAAVKKIKENTEILACRQLLKIQRLSKKWKLSMHRVDATEVFLKRTEEEADEAWENLVARQTKRIVDKFCDNQVMKNDDVEHCLTSIGAASYGGGSGSRAHNMV, encoded by the coding sequence ATGAAGTTCTCAATCTCAGCAATGAAGCAGGTACAACCAATCTTAAGCTTCAAGAACAAACTCTCGATGGTCAACGTCAATTCTTTCCTCCGTCCCCAAGAAAAAGTCGTCTTCGTGATGGGAGCCACTGGTTCCGGTAAGTCCCGGCTCGCCATCGACCTAGCAACTAGGTTTCAGACAGAGATCATAAACTCCGACAAGATCCAAGTTTACAAGGGCCTCGACGTCCTTACAAATAAAGTAACACCTCAAGAATGCCGAGGCGTGCCTCACCACTTGCTCGGAGTGTTTGACTCCGAAGCTGGCAACCTAACGGCCACCGACTTCTGCCGCCTTGCGTCACAAGAAATCTCAACACTCTCGGCTAACAACAAGCTTCCTATCGTAGCCGGTGGATCAAACTCATACATCGAAGCACTTGCGAATCATTCGTCTGGATTCTTGTTAAACAAGTACCAATGCTGTTTTATTTGGGTCGACGTTTCCTTACCGGTTCTTAACTCATTCGTCTCAAAACGTGTCGATCGCATGATGGAAGCAGGATTACTCGAGGAAGTAAGAGAAGTACACGATCCGAAAGCTGATTATTCTGTCGGGATACGACGAGCTATCGGTGTCCCCGAGCTTCACGAGTACTTATGCTACGAATCTCTAGTGGACCGTGGTACACAGAGAAAGATGCTTGACGCAGCGGttaaaaagattaaagagaacACAGAGATTCTAGCTTGTCGACAGTTACTTAAAATTCAACGTCTGAGCAAGAAGTGGAAGTTGTCTATGCACCGCGTGGACGCAACGGAAGTGTTCTTGAAACGTACCGAGGAAGAAGCAGACGAGGCTTGGGAGAATCTAGTAGCGAGACAGACCAAGAGAATAGTTGATAAGTTCTGCGATAACCAAGTGATGAAAAATGATGATGTTGAGCACTGTTTGACCTCCATTGGAGCGGCGTCTTACGGCGGAGGAAGTGGAAGTAGGGCTCACAATATGGTATGA